One Platichthys flesus chromosome 14, fPlaFle2.1, whole genome shotgun sequence genomic region harbors:
- the LOC133968640 gene encoding disco-interacting protein 2 homolog C isoform X4 gives MCVSGVFEEQPGLREEATEPDNRRFKSVPTGGMADREPVPFPAEMRAKLAELELELSEGDITQKGYEKKRSKLIGAYFPQAPGMDPSMGQERRAPVTPSSSSRYHRRRSSGSRDERYRSDVHTEAVQAALAKHKERKIAVPMPSKRRSLVVQSSMDAYTPPDTSSGSEGEGQGNGEEGDGGDGEEEDGGGGGGTSSSREGSISMEHWISRAMHGTSSTTTTTSSTASSSSSSTRSGGSGAAGGRLADVLAQHVHMSAHHHHHRHHHHRHHHKTENHSAPPDVTGYTNNSATAADGIQVERGPGGGTAVQRQAPKYGNAELMETGDGVPVSSRVSAKIQQLVNTLKRPKRPPLREFFVDDFEELLEVQQPDPNQPKAEGAPMVVMRGEQLGVVTNWPPSLEAALQRWGTISPKAPCLTTMDTNGKPLYVLTYGKLWSRSVKVAYNLLHKLGTKQEPLVRPGDRVALVFPNNDPAAFMTAFYGCLLAEVVPVPIEVPLTRKDAGSQQIGFLLGSCGVTVALTSDACHKGLPKSPTGEIPQFKGWPKVLWFVGESKHVSKPPRDWFPHIKDANQDTAYIEYKTCKDGSVLGVTVMRIAMLTHCQALTQSCSYTEAETIVNVLDFKKDVGLWHAVLTSVMNMMHVISIPYALMKVNPLSWIQKVCQYKAKVACVKSRDMHWALVAHRDQRDVNLSSLRMLVVADGSNPWSISSCDAFLNVFQTKGLKPEVICPCASSPEALTVAIRRPLEEGSTPPGRGVLSMQGLSHGVIRVDSEEKLSVLTLQDVGSVMPGAMMCVVKLEGVPQLCKTDEIGELCVCTVATGTSYYGLAGMTKNTFEVFPMSSNGAPVSEFPFTRTGLLGFIGPGGLIFAAGKMDGLMVVAGRRHNADDIVATALAVEPMKFVYRGRIAVFSITVLHDERIVVVAEQRPDSTEEDSFQWMSRVLQAIDGIHQVGVYCLALVPSNTLPKTPLGGIHLSETKQLFLEGALHPCNVLMCPHTCVTNLPKPRQKQPEIGPASVMVGNLVSGKRIAQASGRDLGQIEDNDQFLFLSEVLQWRAQTTPDHVLYTLLNSRGTIASSLTCVQLHKRAEKIAAMLSERGHLQDGDHVALVYPPGIDLIAAFYGCLYAGCVPITVRPPHLQNISTTLPTVKMIVEVSRSVCMMTTQLISKLLRSKEASAAVDVRTWPPVLDTDDLPKKKPPLLYKPSNPDTLAYMDFSVSTTGMLAGVKMSHTATSAFCRSIKLQCELYPSREVAICLDPYCGLGFVLWCLCSVYSGHQSILIPPSELESNPALWLSAVSQYKVRDTFCSYSVMELCTKGLGLQTDSLKSRGLDLSRVRTCVVVAEERPRIALTQSFSKLFKDLGLHPRAVSTSFGCRVNLAICLQGTSGPDPTTVFVDMRALRHDRVRLVERGSPHSLPLMESGKILPGVRIIIANPETKGPMGESHLGEIWVHSGHNASGYFTVYGDEALQSDHFNSRLSFGDTQTVWARTGYLGFLRRTELTDASGERHDALYVVGALEEAMELRGMRYHPIDIETSVIRTHKSITECAVFTWTNLLVVVVELDGSEQEALDLVPLVTNVVLEEHYLIVGVVVVVDIGVIPINSRGEKQRMHLRDGFLADQLDPIYVAYNM, from the exons ACACCTCCTCCGGCTCGGAGGGTGAAGGTCAGGGCAACGGCGAggaaggagacggaggagacggTGAAgaagaggacggaggaggggggggagggacgTCGTCCAGCCGGGAGGGGAGCATCAGCATGGAGCACTGGATCAGCCGGGCCATGCACGGCACCtcgtccaccaccaccaccacctcgtCCAcggcctcgtcctcctcctcctccacacgcaGCGGGGGGAGCGGAGCAGCCGGCGGCCGGTTGGCTGACGTCCTGGCCCAGCATGTCCACATGTccgcccaccaccaccaccaccggcACCATCACCATCGGCACCACCACAAGACCG AGAAccactctgctcctccagacGTCACCGGCTACACCAACAACTCGGCCACCGCCGCTGATGGGATCCAGGTGGAGCGAGGCCCGGGCGGTGGCACCGCGGTCCAGAGACAGGCGCCCAAGTACGGCAACGCCGAGCTGATGGAGACGGGAGACG GCGTCCCAGTCAGCAGCAGAGTCTCGGCCAAGATCCAGCAGCTCGTCAACACTCTGAAGAGGCCGAAGCGCCCGCCGCTCAGGGAGTTCTTTGTCGACGACTTCGAGGAGCTACTGGAAG TCCAGCAGCCGGACCCCAACCAGCCCAAGGCCGAGGGCGCCCCCATGGTGGTCATGAGGGGCGAGCAGCTGGGGGTGGTGACCAACTGGCCCCCGTCCCTGGAGGCGGCCCTGCAGAGGTGGGGCACCATCTCCCCCAAGGCCCCCTGCCTCACCACCATGGACACCAACGGCAAGCCGCTCTACGTGCTGACCTACG gtaaACTGTGGTCCAGAAGTGTGAAGGTGGCCTACAACCTGCTGCACAAGCTGGGAACCAAACAGGAGCCACTGGTCAGGCCTGGCGACCGG gtggcgctggtGTTCCCGAACAACGACCCCGCTGCCTTCATGACGGCGTTCTACGGCTGCCTGCTGGCCGAGGTCGTCCCTGTGCCGATAGAAGTACCACTGACCAGGAAG GACGCCGGCAGTCAGCAGATTGGATTTCTGCTGGGCAGCTGTGGAGTGACGGTGGCTCTGACCAGCGACGCCTGCCACAAAGGGTTACCCAAGAGTCCCACTGGGGAGATCCCACAGTTCAAAG gctggCCTAAGGTGCTGTGGTTCGTCGGTGAGTCCAAACACGTCTCCAAACCACCGCGAGACTGGTTCCCACACATCAAGGACGCAAACCAGGACACTGCCTACAtcgag tACAAGACGTGTAAGGACGGCAGCGTCCTGGGTGTGACGGTGATGAGGATAGCGATGCTCACTCACTGCCAGGCCCTCACACAGTCCTGCTCCTACACAGAAg CTGAGACCATAGTGAATGTATTGGACTTCAAGAAGGACGTGGGACTGTGGCACGCCGTCCTCACG agtgTGATGAACATGATGCACGTCATCAGTATTCCCTACGCCCTGATGAAGGTCAACCCTCTGTCCTGGATCCAGAAGGTCTGCCAGTACAAAG cCAAAGTGGCGTGTGTGAAGTCGCGGGACATGCACTGGGCTCTGGTCGCCCATCGGGACCAGCGAGACGTCAACCTGAGCTCCCTGCGCATGCTGGTGGTGGCTGACGGTTCGAATCCCT ggtcGATCTCCTCCTGTGACGCCTTCCTCAACGTCTTCCAGACGAAGGGCTTGAAGCCGGAGGTCATCTGTCCCTGTGCCAGCTCCCCCGAGGCGCTCACTGTGGCTATAAGGAG GCCGCTGGAGGAGGGCAGCACCCCCCCAGGCCGTGGCGTGTTGTCCATGCAGGGTCTGAGTCACGGTGTGATCCGGGTGGACTCGGAGGAGAAGCTGTCGGTTCTCACGCTGCAGGACGTCGGCTCCGTGATGCCCGGGG CCATGATGTGCGTCGTGAAGCTGGAGGGAGTTCCTCAGCTCTGCAAAACCGACGAGATcggagagttgtgtgtttgtactgtcGCCACAGGAACCTCCTACTACGGCCTGGCTGGCATGACCAAGAACACCTTCGAG GTTTTCCCCATGTCCAGCAACGGGGCCCCGGTCAGTGAGTTTCCCTTCACCAGGACCGGCCTGCTGGGTTTCATCGGCCCTGGAGGTCTGATCTTTGCTGCAGGGAAGATGGACGGACTGATGGTGGTCGCGGGGCGGCGGCACAACGCGGACGACATCGTGGCCACTGCGCTCGCCGTGGAGCCCATGAAGTTCGTCTACCGGGGCCG catAGCAGTGTTCTCCATCACGGTGCTCCATGACGAGCGGATCGTGGTCGTGGCCGAGCAGCGGCCGGACTCCACCGAGGAGGACAGCTTCCAGTGGATGAGCCGAGTTCTGCAG GCGATAGACGGCATCCACCAGGTGGGGGTGTACTGCCTGGCTCTGGTGCCCTCCAACACTCTGCCCAAGACTCCCCTGGGTGGCATCCACCTGTCGGAGACCAAGCAGCTCTTCCTGGAGGGGGCGCTGCACCCGTGCAACGTGCTCATGTGTCCGCACACCTGCGTCACCAACCTGCCCAAACCGCGGCAGAAGCAGCCAG agatCGGCCCTGCGTCTGTGATGGTCGGGAACCTGGTGTCGGGGAAGAGAATCGCTCAGGCCAGCGGCAGAGATCTGGGTCAGATCGAAGACAATGACCAG ttcctcttcctgtctgagGTGCTGCAGTGGAGAGCCCAGACCACGCCGGACCACGTCCTGTACACGCTGCTCAACTCCAGA gGTACGATAGCCAGCTCTCTGACTTGCGTCCAGCTGCACAAGCGAGCAGAGAAGATCGCGGCCATGCTGTCTGAACGGGGCCACCTGCAGGACGGAGACCACGTTGCACTGGTCTACCCCCCAG gCATCGACCTCATCGCGGCGTTCTACGGCTGCCTGTACGCCGGCTGCGTGCCGATCACGGTGCGACCGCCTCACCTGCAGAACATCTCCACCACGCTGCCCACCGTCAAGATGATCGTGGAG GTGAGCCGGTCGGTGTGTATGATGACCACACAGCTCATCTCCAAGCTGCTGCGGTCGAAGGAAGCCTCGGCCGCCGTGGACGTCCGGACGTGGCCGCCGGTCCTGGACACAG ACGATTTGCCAAAGAAGAAACCTCCTCTGCTGTATAAACCCTCCAACCCCGACACCCTGGCCTACATGGACTTCAGCGTCTCCACCACTGGCATGCTCGCTGGAGTCaag atgTCTCACACAGCCACCAGTGCCTTCTGCCGCTCCATCAAGCTGCAGTGTGAACTTTACCCGTCCAGAGAGGTCGCCATCTGTCTGGACCCCTACTGCGGCCTGGGCTTCGTCCTCTGGTGCCTTTGCAG tgtgtACTCAGGTCACCAGTCCATCCTCATCCCCCCCTCCGAGCTGGAGTCGAACCCGGCTCTGTGGCTGTCCGCTGTCAGTCAGTACAAAGTCCGAGACACCTTCTGCTCCTACAGCGTCATGGAGCTGTGCACCAAAGGCCTGGGCCTGCAGACCGACTCACTGAAG TCTCGAGGCTTGGACTTGTCTCGCGTGAGGACCTGTGTGGTCGTAGCGGAGGAGCGTCCCAGGATCGCCCTGACGCAGTCCTTCTCCAAGCTCTTCAAGGACCTGGGCCTCCACCCTCGAGCCGTCAGCACCTCCTTCGGCTGCAGGGTCAACCTGGCCATCTGCCTGCAG GGCACGTCGGGACCCGACCCCACCACCGTGTTCGTGGACATGAGAGCGCTGCGGCACGACAG GGTCAGATTAGTAGAGCGGGGGTCACCACACAGCCTGCCGCTGATGGAGTCTGGGAAG ATACTACCGGGGGTTCGAATCATCATCGCCAACCCGGAGACCAAGGGACCAATGGGGGAGTCGCATCTAGGAGAG ATCTGGGTTCACAGCGGCCACAACGCCAGCGGCTACTTCACCGTGTACGGAGACGAGGCGCTGCAGTCGGACCACTTCAACTCCAGGCTCAGCTTCGGGGACACACAAACCGTCTGGGCTCGAACCGGCTACCTGGGCTTCCTCCGCCGGACCGAGCTCACCGACGCCAGCGGAG agcgTCATGATGCCCTGTACGTGGTCGGTGCTTTAGAAGAAGCCATGGAGCTGAGAGGGATGCGGTACCACCCCATCGACATCGAGACCTCGGTCATCAGGACGCACAAGAGCATCACAGAATG CGCCGTCTTCACGTGGACCAacctgctggtggtggtggtggagctggACGGCTCGGAGCAGGAGGCGCTGGACCTGGTCCCCCTGGTCACCAACGTGGTGCTGGAGGAGCACTACCTGATCgtgggtgtggtggtggtggtggacatCGGCGTCATCCCCATCAACTCCCGCGGCGAGAAGCAGCGCATGCACCTGCGCGACGGCTTCCTGGCCGACCAGCTGGACCCCATCTATGTGGCCTACAACATGTAG
- the LOC133968640 gene encoding disco-interacting protein 2 homolog C isoform X2: MCVSGVFEEQPGLREEATEPDNRRFKSVPTGGMADREPVPFPAEMRAKLAELELELSEGDITQKGYEKKRSKLIGAYFPQAPGMDPSMGQERRAPVTPSSSSRYHRRRSSGSRDERYRSDVHTEAVQAALAKHKERKIAVPMPSKRRSLVVQSSMDAYTPPDTSSGSEGEGQGNGEEGDGGDGEEEDGGGGGGTSSSREGSISMEHWISRAMHGTSSTTTTTSSTASSSSSSTRSGGSGAAGGRLADVLAQHVHMSAHHHHHRHHHHRHHHKTENHSAPPDVTGYTNNSATAADGIQVERGPGGGTAVQRQAPKYGNAELMETGDGVPVSSRVSAKIQQLVNTLKRPKRPPLREFFVDDFEELLEVQQPDPNQPKAEGAPMVVMRGEQLGVVTNWPPSLEAALQRWGTISPKAPCLTTMDTNGKPLYVLTYGKLWSRSVKVAYNLLHKLGTKQEPLVRPGDRVALVFPNNDPAAFMTAFYGCLLAEVVPVPIEVPLTRKDAGSQQIGFLLGSCGVTVALTSDACHKGLPKSPTGEIPQFKGWPKVLWFVGESKHVSKPPRDWFPHIKDANQDTAYIEYKTCKDGSVLGVTVMRIAMLTHCQALTQSCSYTEAETIVNVLDFKKDVGLWHAVLTSVMNMMHVISIPYALMKVNPLSWIQKVCQYKAKVACVKSRDMHWALVAHRDQRDVNLSSLRMLVVADGSNPWSISSCDAFLNVFQTKGLKPEVICPCASSPEALTVAIRRPLEEGSTPPGRGVLSMQGLSHGVIRVDSEEKLSVLTLQDVGSVMPGAMMCVVKLEGVPQLCKTDEIGELCVCTVATGTSYYGLAGMTKNTFEVFPMSSNGAPVSEFPFTRTGLLGFIGPGGLIFAAGKMDGLMVVAGRRHNADDIVATALAVEPMKFVYRGRIAVFSITVLHDERIVVVAEQRPDSTEEDSFQWMSRVLQAIDGIHQVGVYCLALVPSNTLPKTPLGGIHLSETKQLFLEGALHPCNVLMCPHTCVTNLPKPRQKQPEIGPASVMVGNLVSGKRIAQASGRDLGQIEDNDQFLFLSEVLQWRAQTTPDHVLYTLLNSRGTIASSLTCVQLHKRAEKIAAMLSERGHLQDGDHVALVYPPGIDLIAAFYGCLYAGCVPITVRPPHLQNISTTLPTVKMIVEVSRSVCMMTTQLISKLLRSKEASAAVDVRTWPPVLDTDDLPKKKPPLLYKPSNPDTLAYMDFSVSTTGMLAGVKMSHTATSAFCRSIKLQCELYPSREVAICLDPYCGLGFVLWCLCSVYSGHQSILIPPSELESNPALWLSAVSQYKVRDTFCSYSVMELCTKGLGLQTDSLKSRGLDLSRVRTCVVVAEERPRIALTQSFSKLFKDLGLHPRAVSTSFGCRVNLAICLQPHRLGKLADQGTSGPDPTTVFVDMRALRHDRVRLVERGSPHSLPLMESGKILPGVRIIIANPETKGPMGESHLGEIWVHSGHNASGYFTVYGDEALQSDHFNSRLSFGDTQTVWARTGYLGFLRRTELTDASGERHDALYVVGALEEAMELRGMRYHPIDIETSVIRTHKSITECAVFTWTNLLVVVVELDGSEQEALDLVPLVTNVVLEEHYLIVGVVVVVDIGVIPINSRGEKQRMHLRDGFLADQLDPIYVAYNM, encoded by the exons ACACCTCCTCCGGCTCGGAGGGTGAAGGTCAGGGCAACGGCGAggaaggagacggaggagacggTGAAgaagaggacggaggaggggggggagggacgTCGTCCAGCCGGGAGGGGAGCATCAGCATGGAGCACTGGATCAGCCGGGCCATGCACGGCACCtcgtccaccaccaccaccacctcgtCCAcggcctcgtcctcctcctcctccacacgcaGCGGGGGGAGCGGAGCAGCCGGCGGCCGGTTGGCTGACGTCCTGGCCCAGCATGTCCACATGTccgcccaccaccaccaccaccggcACCATCACCATCGGCACCACCACAAGACCG AGAAccactctgctcctccagacGTCACCGGCTACACCAACAACTCGGCCACCGCCGCTGATGGGATCCAGGTGGAGCGAGGCCCGGGCGGTGGCACCGCGGTCCAGAGACAGGCGCCCAAGTACGGCAACGCCGAGCTGATGGAGACGGGAGACG GCGTCCCAGTCAGCAGCAGAGTCTCGGCCAAGATCCAGCAGCTCGTCAACACTCTGAAGAGGCCGAAGCGCCCGCCGCTCAGGGAGTTCTTTGTCGACGACTTCGAGGAGCTACTGGAAG TCCAGCAGCCGGACCCCAACCAGCCCAAGGCCGAGGGCGCCCCCATGGTGGTCATGAGGGGCGAGCAGCTGGGGGTGGTGACCAACTGGCCCCCGTCCCTGGAGGCGGCCCTGCAGAGGTGGGGCACCATCTCCCCCAAGGCCCCCTGCCTCACCACCATGGACACCAACGGCAAGCCGCTCTACGTGCTGACCTACG gtaaACTGTGGTCCAGAAGTGTGAAGGTGGCCTACAACCTGCTGCACAAGCTGGGAACCAAACAGGAGCCACTGGTCAGGCCTGGCGACCGG gtggcgctggtGTTCCCGAACAACGACCCCGCTGCCTTCATGACGGCGTTCTACGGCTGCCTGCTGGCCGAGGTCGTCCCTGTGCCGATAGAAGTACCACTGACCAGGAAG GACGCCGGCAGTCAGCAGATTGGATTTCTGCTGGGCAGCTGTGGAGTGACGGTGGCTCTGACCAGCGACGCCTGCCACAAAGGGTTACCCAAGAGTCCCACTGGGGAGATCCCACAGTTCAAAG gctggCCTAAGGTGCTGTGGTTCGTCGGTGAGTCCAAACACGTCTCCAAACCACCGCGAGACTGGTTCCCACACATCAAGGACGCAAACCAGGACACTGCCTACAtcgag tACAAGACGTGTAAGGACGGCAGCGTCCTGGGTGTGACGGTGATGAGGATAGCGATGCTCACTCACTGCCAGGCCCTCACACAGTCCTGCTCCTACACAGAAg CTGAGACCATAGTGAATGTATTGGACTTCAAGAAGGACGTGGGACTGTGGCACGCCGTCCTCACG agtgTGATGAACATGATGCACGTCATCAGTATTCCCTACGCCCTGATGAAGGTCAACCCTCTGTCCTGGATCCAGAAGGTCTGCCAGTACAAAG cCAAAGTGGCGTGTGTGAAGTCGCGGGACATGCACTGGGCTCTGGTCGCCCATCGGGACCAGCGAGACGTCAACCTGAGCTCCCTGCGCATGCTGGTGGTGGCTGACGGTTCGAATCCCT ggtcGATCTCCTCCTGTGACGCCTTCCTCAACGTCTTCCAGACGAAGGGCTTGAAGCCGGAGGTCATCTGTCCCTGTGCCAGCTCCCCCGAGGCGCTCACTGTGGCTATAAGGAG GCCGCTGGAGGAGGGCAGCACCCCCCCAGGCCGTGGCGTGTTGTCCATGCAGGGTCTGAGTCACGGTGTGATCCGGGTGGACTCGGAGGAGAAGCTGTCGGTTCTCACGCTGCAGGACGTCGGCTCCGTGATGCCCGGGG CCATGATGTGCGTCGTGAAGCTGGAGGGAGTTCCTCAGCTCTGCAAAACCGACGAGATcggagagttgtgtgtttgtactgtcGCCACAGGAACCTCCTACTACGGCCTGGCTGGCATGACCAAGAACACCTTCGAG GTTTTCCCCATGTCCAGCAACGGGGCCCCGGTCAGTGAGTTTCCCTTCACCAGGACCGGCCTGCTGGGTTTCATCGGCCCTGGAGGTCTGATCTTTGCTGCAGGGAAGATGGACGGACTGATGGTGGTCGCGGGGCGGCGGCACAACGCGGACGACATCGTGGCCACTGCGCTCGCCGTGGAGCCCATGAAGTTCGTCTACCGGGGCCG catAGCAGTGTTCTCCATCACGGTGCTCCATGACGAGCGGATCGTGGTCGTGGCCGAGCAGCGGCCGGACTCCACCGAGGAGGACAGCTTCCAGTGGATGAGCCGAGTTCTGCAG GCGATAGACGGCATCCACCAGGTGGGGGTGTACTGCCTGGCTCTGGTGCCCTCCAACACTCTGCCCAAGACTCCCCTGGGTGGCATCCACCTGTCGGAGACCAAGCAGCTCTTCCTGGAGGGGGCGCTGCACCCGTGCAACGTGCTCATGTGTCCGCACACCTGCGTCACCAACCTGCCCAAACCGCGGCAGAAGCAGCCAG agatCGGCCCTGCGTCTGTGATGGTCGGGAACCTGGTGTCGGGGAAGAGAATCGCTCAGGCCAGCGGCAGAGATCTGGGTCAGATCGAAGACAATGACCAG ttcctcttcctgtctgagGTGCTGCAGTGGAGAGCCCAGACCACGCCGGACCACGTCCTGTACACGCTGCTCAACTCCAGA gGTACGATAGCCAGCTCTCTGACTTGCGTCCAGCTGCACAAGCGAGCAGAGAAGATCGCGGCCATGCTGTCTGAACGGGGCCACCTGCAGGACGGAGACCACGTTGCACTGGTCTACCCCCCAG gCATCGACCTCATCGCGGCGTTCTACGGCTGCCTGTACGCCGGCTGCGTGCCGATCACGGTGCGACCGCCTCACCTGCAGAACATCTCCACCACGCTGCCCACCGTCAAGATGATCGTGGAG GTGAGCCGGTCGGTGTGTATGATGACCACACAGCTCATCTCCAAGCTGCTGCGGTCGAAGGAAGCCTCGGCCGCCGTGGACGTCCGGACGTGGCCGCCGGTCCTGGACACAG ACGATTTGCCAAAGAAGAAACCTCCTCTGCTGTATAAACCCTCCAACCCCGACACCCTGGCCTACATGGACTTCAGCGTCTCCACCACTGGCATGCTCGCTGGAGTCaag atgTCTCACACAGCCACCAGTGCCTTCTGCCGCTCCATCAAGCTGCAGTGTGAACTTTACCCGTCCAGAGAGGTCGCCATCTGTCTGGACCCCTACTGCGGCCTGGGCTTCGTCCTCTGGTGCCTTTGCAG tgtgtACTCAGGTCACCAGTCCATCCTCATCCCCCCCTCCGAGCTGGAGTCGAACCCGGCTCTGTGGCTGTCCGCTGTCAGTCAGTACAAAGTCCGAGACACCTTCTGCTCCTACAGCGTCATGGAGCTGTGCACCAAAGGCCTGGGCCTGCAGACCGACTCACTGAAG TCTCGAGGCTTGGACTTGTCTCGCGTGAGGACCTGTGTGGTCGTAGCGGAGGAGCGTCCCAGGATCGCCCTGACGCAGTCCTTCTCCAAGCTCTTCAAGGACCTGGGCCTCCACCCTCGAGCCGTCAGCACCTCCTTCGGCTGCAGGGTCAACCTGGCCATCTGCCTGCAG CCTCACAGGCTGGGAAAGCTTGCAGACCAG GGCACGTCGGGACCCGACCCCACCACCGTGTTCGTGGACATGAGAGCGCTGCGGCACGACAG GGTCAGATTAGTAGAGCGGGGGTCACCACACAGCCTGCCGCTGATGGAGTCTGGGAAG ATACTACCGGGGGTTCGAATCATCATCGCCAACCCGGAGACCAAGGGACCAATGGGGGAGTCGCATCTAGGAGAG ATCTGGGTTCACAGCGGCCACAACGCCAGCGGCTACTTCACCGTGTACGGAGACGAGGCGCTGCAGTCGGACCACTTCAACTCCAGGCTCAGCTTCGGGGACACACAAACCGTCTGGGCTCGAACCGGCTACCTGGGCTTCCTCCGCCGGACCGAGCTCACCGACGCCAGCGGAG agcgTCATGATGCCCTGTACGTGGTCGGTGCTTTAGAAGAAGCCATGGAGCTGAGAGGGATGCGGTACCACCCCATCGACATCGAGACCTCGGTCATCAGGACGCACAAGAGCATCACAGAATG CGCCGTCTTCACGTGGACCAacctgctggtggtggtggtggagctggACGGCTCGGAGCAGGAGGCGCTGGACCTGGTCCCCCTGGTCACCAACGTGGTGCTGGAGGAGCACTACCTGATCgtgggtgtggtggtggtggtggacatCGGCGTCATCCCCATCAACTCCCGCGGCGAGAAGCAGCGCATGCACCTGCGCGACGGCTTCCTGGCCGACCAGCTGGACCCCATCTATGTGGCCTACAACATGTAG